One stretch of Rhinolophus ferrumequinum isolate MPI-CBG mRhiFer1 chromosome 5, mRhiFer1_v1.p, whole genome shotgun sequence DNA includes these proteins:
- the LOC117022573 gene encoding astrocytic phosphoprotein PEA-15-like has translation MARGVVAEYGTLLQNLTNNITLEDLEQRKSVCKEDVPSEKKEITPGSARFSFLKIPNKLDQDNLSYVEHIFQLSHGPDLLAMLVGYRTRVLKISGKDELDTKLTRISSAQKYEDIIRQPSEEEIIKFAPPRKKS, from the coding sequence CCCGAGGCGTCGTGGCTGAGTATGGCACCCTCCTCCAGAACCTGACCAACAACATCACCCTTGAAGATCTAGAGCAGCGCAAATCGGTCTGCAAGGAGGACGTCCCCAGTGAGAAGAAGGAGATCACACCAGGCAGTGCCCGGTTTAGCTTCCTGAAGATCCCCAACAAGCTAGACCAAGACAACCTCTCCTACGTCGAGCACATCTTTCAGCTCTCTCACGGTCCTGACCTACTCGCTATGTTGGTTGGCTATAGAACCCGTGTTCTGAAGATCTCTGGAAAGGATGAGCTGGACACCAAGCTAACTCGTATCTCCAGTGCCCAGAAGTACGAAGACATTATCCGGCAGCCTTCTGAGGAAGAGATCATCAAATTTGCTCCTCCACGGAAGAAATCCTGa